A single Filimonas effusa DNA region contains:
- a CDS encoding RagB/SusD family nutrient uptake outer membrane protein, protein MKKYYNKLWLSLGILLVAACALSSCKKFLDKSPLTDISDEQAFKNFRNFQGFTEELYSSIPLLTGSAYHNNWNFGDDEMWEPTDTRLMAYSIDQGDYWAWNSAGFGSWFKTGGKPATQVRGDKGNLWGLSWYAIRKANIGIANLDKLTEATDEEKNLIAGQLYFFRGFYHFMLMQYWGGLPYVDTVLPSDKAPKLARLKYQPTADKAAADFQKAADLLPIDWDQTTVGSQTLGNNNFRANKIMALCFLGKNLLLAGSPLMNRESTGSSSYNTEYCKKAAEVFGQALQLIETTKRYELANFANYQQIFYTFNQNGKIPGLKESIFMENLAEAAGRFRYNQANDYRPMTINPSGIKAYPTANYADMYGMANGYPIADPEKVDPESGYNPEYPWRNRDPRFYNDIMIDGEKCVNDPSRVGNNPYRQYASLFTGGFYRTDYPTKAVFTGYMIAKISAKLMNDWDGYRENNTLVLSLMRLSDVYLMYAEAASEGYNSPSGKSSNYNKTAVDAVNFVRDRPGLGVGHVAEKFLNTQVAFRSEYRRERAVELAFEGHRFVDLRRWLLLTERPYTLKKGIEFDRAIPDAQVYADPRNARVRNFRETILFERQLSQRHYWFPFLLSDVNLYKEFPQNPGW, encoded by the coding sequence ATGAAAAAATATTACAATAAATTATGGCTATCCCTCGGCATTCTGCTTGTAGCTGCATGCGCATTAAGCTCCTGCAAAAAATTCCTGGATAAGTCTCCGCTTACAGATATCAGTGACGAACAGGCATTTAAAAACTTCAGGAACTTTCAGGGTTTTACGGAAGAATTATATAGTTCTATACCACTCTTGACAGGCTCGGCTTATCACAACAACTGGAACTTTGGTGACGACGAAATGTGGGAGCCTACAGATACCAGGCTCATGGCTTATAGCATCGATCAAGGCGACTATTGGGCCTGGAATTCTGCTGGTTTTGGCTCCTGGTTTAAAACCGGTGGCAAGCCTGCTACACAAGTGCGTGGCGATAAAGGTAACCTTTGGGGACTGTCTTGGTATGCCATCCGTAAAGCGAATATCGGCATCGCAAATCTGGATAAACTCACAGAAGCTACAGACGAAGAAAAAAACCTGATAGCAGGACAATTATACTTCTTCAGGGGCTTCTATCATTTTATGCTGATGCAATATTGGGGCGGGCTTCCTTATGTTGATACGGTACTGCCCTCAGATAAGGCTCCTAAATTGGCACGGTTAAAGTATCAGCCTACTGCCGATAAGGCAGCTGCCGATTTTCAAAAGGCCGCCGACTTGCTCCCTATCGATTGGGATCAAACTACCGTGGGTAGCCAAACGCTGGGCAATAATAATTTTAGAGCCAATAAAATTATGGCGTTGTGTTTCCTTGGTAAAAACCTGTTGCTGGCTGGTAGCCCGTTAATGAATCGCGAATCTACAGGCAGCAGCTCCTACAACACCGAATACTGTAAAAAAGCTGCTGAGGTTTTTGGACAGGCGTTGCAACTGATTGAAACAACAAAGCGTTATGAACTGGCTAATTTTGCAAATTATCAGCAGATCTTTTACACCTTCAACCAGAACGGCAAAATTCCAGGTCTCAAGGAATCGATTTTTATGGAAAATCTCGCTGAAGCAGCAGGCCGTTTCCGCTACAACCAGGCCAATGACTATCGTCCAATGACCATTAACCCTTCAGGTATCAAAGCTTATCCCACTGCCAATTATGCCGACATGTATGGAATGGCTAACGGTTATCCTATCGCCGATCCTGAAAAAGTAGATCCTGAATCGGGTTACAATCCTGAATACCCTTGGAGGAACAGGGACCCCCGCTTTTATAACGATATTATGATCGACGGCGAAAAATGTGTGAACGACCCAAGCAGGGTAGGAAATAACCCATACCGCCAATATGCAAGTCTTTTTACCGGCGGATTTTATAGAACGGATTATCCTACAAAGGCTGTATTTACTGGTTATATGATAGCTAAAATTTCTGCAAAACTGATGAACGACTGGGATGGTTACAGAGAAAACAATACGCTCGTTCTTAGCCTCATGCGCTTGTCAGATGTATACCTGATGTATGCAGAAGCAGCTTCCGAAGGTTACAATTCTCCCTCCGGTAAATCGTCTAATTATAATAAGACCGCAGTAGACGCAGTCAATTTCGTAAGAGACAGGCCAGGGTTAGGTGTAGGGCATGTGGCTGAGAAATTCCTGAATACACAAGTTGCCTTCAGATCCGAATACAGAAGAGAGCGCGCAGTAGAGCTTGCTTTTGAAGGACATCGTTTTGTCGACCTTCGCCGTTGGCTGCTGTTAACGGAACGTCCTTATACTTTAAAGAAAGGGATCGAATTCGACCGGGCAATACCCGATGCCCAGGTATATGCCGATCCCAGGAATGCACGTGTCAGGAATTTCAGGGAAACGATTCTGTTCGAAAGGCAGTTGAGCCAGCGGCATTATTGGTTTCCGTTCCTGTTAAGTGATGTGAATCTGTATAAAGAATTTCCGCAGAATCCAGGTTGGTAA